From a region of the Dictyostelium discoideum AX4 chromosome 2 chromosome, whole genome shotgun sequence genome:
- the rabW gene encoding Rab GTPase produces MKTAKTDHYLFKILLVGDGNVGKSSMIERFIDDTWNDTYIVTRDQTFKEKYIYLNENTIKLQIWDMERLKMVYRSAHGIIIVFDFTNQDSFNNIRRWLSEIERYAHEEVNLLLVGNKIDLYDQRVISTDQVNLLIEQLNGIFNFNLNFIEVSAKKNINLEQSFITITNDMLNRYLEGSKNTTQNNNNNNNNNNNNNNNNKNNNSNNKPRKKSSFCINQ; encoded by the coding sequence atgaaaacagCAAAAACAGAccattatttattcaaaattcTTTTAGTTGGTGATGGTAATGTTGGAAAGAGTTCAATGATTGAAAGATTTATTGATGATACATGGAATGATACATATATAGTAACTAGAGATCAAACTTTTAAAgagaaatatatttatttaaatgaaaatacaattaaacTTCAAATTTGGGATATGGAAAGGTTAAAAATGGTATACCGTAGTGCACATGgtattataattgttttcGATTTCACTAATCAAGATTCATTTAATAACATTAGAAGATGGTTATCTGAAATTGAAAGATATGCACATGAAGAggtaaatttattattggttggaaataaaattgatttatatgATCAAAGAGTAATATCAACTGACCAAGTCAACTTATTAATAGAACAGTTAAATggcatttttaattttaatttgaattttattgaaGTCAgtgcaaaaaaaaatataaacctTGAACAATCTTTCATCACAATTACAAATGATATGTTAAATCGTTATTTGGAGGGTTCTAAAAATACAacccaaaataataataataataataataataataataataataataataataataaaaataataatagtaataataaaccaagaAAGAAATCATCATTTTGTATAAATCAATGA